Within Vicia villosa cultivar HV-30 ecotype Madison, WI linkage group LG1, Vvil1.0, whole genome shotgun sequence, the genomic segment ATTCTTGGTGAAAAGTATGATGCCATCATAATATGTAATACTTTTATGACCACTGGGAAAAGTAACAGGGGCAAGATTAATTCTATAAATGTGTGAAAAGACCTAATAAAAGGACACACATGATATTCTTCTCCTAAATCTAAAATCCACAATGCATAATTATGGAAGAGATTACATGTTCTGGATATGTTAGAGATCACATGTGATGTCTCCCTAACCAAGTTGCCATTGCTAACTATGTGAGTGTGAAAGACATCATGTTAAGATATTTCAATAGGTTGACAAGATATTGATATTCTTTCTTGGTAATGAATTGTGAGCCCCCTTTAAGTGTGTGATAATGATATTTCTTATTCTCAACATTGTCATTAGGTGTTGGTTGATTTTTGGTCATATAACTCAAGGGACATCCATCTTTGAAGTAGAAATTTTCAACCGTGAGGTTGGTTTTTCTACAATAGCTACACATCATGGAGTTCTTGGATAGCCATTTACCTCTGCCTCTGTCTTTATTTTAGAAATATTGATATCCTCTCTTCGTCCACATATATGCTTATATTCGGTGGCTTGGGCTAACCAATATTTGAACTTGCTTGCTTCTTCTCTACCGCTTCTACCTTTTTCGTCTTCACATCTCTTTGGAACTTCGCTCTGTAATGCTCTTTCATGCATTTGTTATCGGAAACACACTCCAACCAGAGCTAAGGTTCTTTGAGAGAATGTGCCCTAAATGCTTTGTCATATTTGTCCTTAGCAATTAACATATTATTCCAATATCTTTCCATTCTCGCTTAAATTGTATCAATTCTCTCAATAATTCTTGCTTTCAATATTTCTTCTCCCTCAATCTTCTTGAGTAACATGTATGGTGACTCATCCTCGATTATCCAGTAGGTTGGACCATTGTTAGGGATTTGAAATAAAGATAAATAGAATGTATTATTGATTGAATTAAAAACTATTATAgataatacaacaacaacaaccaagccttatacCACTAAGTGGGATCAACGACATGGATAAAATTTCTCCATAATATTCTATCCAAGATTATGCTTTTATCCAAATCTTTAATCTAAAGATTGAAAGTGAAGTCACGTTATCATATGATATCACTTATTTGTTTTGATGCTTTTGTCAATTTGAATGTAGTTGTTTTATTACTTGCGTATTTGTAATTTGCTTTTCATTTAATAATTATGTGCTAATACTCTATTCTTATTTCATTTGTATTGTAATCTCTTCAACTATTATGTCATTGTATCATTAAGAACCCTTCTTGCTCAATTAAATAAGAGCGTTTGATCCAtgatattgtttattttttatcattgaaTTGCATAAGCTTTCAAATAATTAGAAAAACTCGTTTAGAATCGAAAAAACAATATCCTCAACCTTTGGAGTTGCAAGACTTTGATCAAAAGTCCCGCTATGATACCAATTGTTAGGTGAGAATATGGACACAAAGAGGTCTAGGGGGTGAATATGGACACAAGATATTAATCATGAACAACACATCAAGACTAATCAACCCCTCTCTAAATCACTCAACACAACAATAAATTTCATAAGAACAACATGCAacaaaaaagagaataaatttgacatgaattcataatcaataagttttttttagtgaagaagagaaagaatcaTGGTGATGGATATAGACACACTAAGAATATATGACAAAATCACTTTTTATCTCTATGGGTTTCTCCATAGGTTTCACTCACTTGTTGCTTTCATCAAAGAAACAACTATTTAAATCAAGGATAAAAAATGTGTCTTGAAGCTTTGATTTAGATCAAGTAAAAAATGTAATTCAAATCAATTTGGACAGAGTCAAAATATAGCTTCAAGAAAATAGAGgattcaaatcaatttttacacttgattcgaatcacacgAGGTCGTGTTTctaatcattttttaattttttattcgaATTAAATACTCTAAAGGTAAATCCTATTTTTCATACAGCTTCTGattctaatttgtgattcaagcTACGCTGAATGAAATTACAAAGTAGCAACTATCTAGCTTAAAAAAGACATACTATGAAGGATCAAACGTTCTTATTAATTGAGTAAAGAGGGTTCTTAGTGATACAACAACTCAATAGCCGAAGAGATTACAAATAAAGTATGAAATGAAGTACAAGCTCACGATAATAGAAACAAACTACAAACACGCAAGTACTAAGATATCTATATCAAATtgacaaaaacatcaaaacacaTAAGTGATACCATATGATACCGTGACTGCACTTTCACCCAACACCCTCTCTAATATTTTCAATTATAATCTTATCAGGTCTATTCTTACCACTTATCCAACATAACATTCTCATCTTTGCTACCCTTACTTTATTCTCATGTTGATTCTTAATCGTCTAATATTTGATCTCGTACAACATCGCAGTTCTTATTGAAGTCCAATAAAAGTTTCCTTTAGCTTGAGCAGTATCTGTGTGTCACATAAAACTCCTGAAAATCTCCTCTATTTCAGCTACCCGACTTGAATTCGATGGCTTAAATCACATTATATTTTTCCGTCATTTTGTATTACATACCTAAGATACTTAAATCGTATGACTTGAGAGATGATATTGTCTCCACATTTCATCTCTATGTTAGAAACACTTCTTGTTTTGTTGAAGTTACGTTCCATATACTCCGTTTTACTTCTGTGTAGGCAAAAATCATGCATTTTTAAAACTTGTCTCCAAGTCTTCAACCTCTCAAAGTAGGACTATATCATGTGCAAAAAGAATGTATCTATGTGATAGCTCTAGGATGTGTTCCATGAATACATCTACAATTAAGGTAAAAATATAGTAACTTAAGATTGAACCTTGATGCAAATCAATTGTAATATGAAAATCGTTTGTATCTCTACTCCGTGTCCGCGCACTAGTCGATATCCTTTTATACAATCTCAAAGCAAGTGCTCTTTAAAGGAGAGATGATTCTTTCCCCGCCTTACCTAAAAGATTCCTAACAGAAATCATATTTCATGCCTTCTCGCTAGCAAATTATGTCCTTTTATAACTACCATTCTCTTCTAACAGACTGGTCCATAAACAACTTTAAACAATAAACGAATTCACTATTATTGAACTAAGGCCCAAATCCAGTATCCTAAGAGCACTCCGCTAGCATATCACGACTAATAATGTGGAAGTTACTTCATCAATCCATCAAATTACATCAAATTGTCTATATTTTAGAACATTTGGTTAATATCTTTAAGTTGACATGTGAAGAAAGTCCATGAATGCCATTTTCAAATAAAAGGAAAAGACATTTGATGGCTGCTTAATTTGTTGAGTTTTCTTAATTAATATACAAAGAATTCAAAGTGAGCAGTTAGTAGATGGGAAAGAATAATTCCAAGTAGTGAAAGAGAAAAGCAAAATGAAAAAGGGTGAGACAGAGTTTGAAACTTGGGATGTCATAAAATTTTGCGAAAATAACGAAACAAAGGCTGCAGTGGAATGATTACAAAAACTTAAACTAAAGAGTAATAAAGTGAAGTAGATGAGTTCTTCTAGTGTTGTGTGGGTACCCATCTTGAAGCATAAGTCACAACGGTATTCTTCTTTCTGTCAACAGCATCAATGCCTTAATATGCTCTTCTCGGACGCCAAGAAAATGACATATAAACTTCTCATCTTCAAATCACTACTTTGGTAATTGAAATACAAATACTATGATAACAAGTTAATAATATGTTTTTGTTAATCTAATATTTAGCTCTCATGTTGATATTCATATATCATATCATAGCCAACTTGTAATAAGTTgtgtcttaattttttttaataataaaattaattctcttaaaaaatatatacactGTTTTAGATGACACAACATTGATATGAATGATTATTTGTATTCTCTCTAAAAGATTCACTGTTTCTTGTTTTTTATACTATAAAATCAGAAGTATAAAAAATAAATGGTATGAAATCATGTTGATTGTAAGAATACGCTTTCTCATACTTAACTATTTTACTTGAATCAATTTTGAGAGGTGTTTGTCCCACAGTAAAACTTCTAGTCCTTAGTTCCTCAAGTGAAAAACTCTCAGTCAAGTCTATAAATGCATGTTTCTTTTCTACCCACATGTACACAAAAACATCTATTGGCCTAAGTCTCGATCTCCCATCTTGTGGGTCGGACAAATAATTCAAAGACACCTCTttttttcacaaatatcctgacacGCCAAAATATCTCAAATATGAAATCTCTAACATATTCATGTCTGTATTTGAATTCTGGGAGCTCCTTACAATGAATGACGTGTTCCCAAAATATATCCAAGCACGCCTTGAGACCAACAAGGCAAACTCCATCAACAGAAAATAAGGGAATCATAAGCCGGTATTTAAAGATGATACATTACGTTACTGAAAATGTTGAGCATATACCACATGCAAACAACTAAAAATTGCTTTCTATTTTGTAGTTATGTCAAACTTTACATCTATGTCATGAACACttatattaaaaaagaaactcAGCCAATATATGTTATGTTTTAAGAAGGACGATGTCCTTACTAGTAAAACTGTcaggatcaaaatctacaaacaTAACACTAAGACCATATAAAGTTCTATCGAAATCAAGTTTCATAATATATATCTCACTATCTCTTAATGTATAATCTTGTAAAACTTAAGATTGAGCCCCAAAACCACATAAAACTAATTTTAGAACTATGAAACACCAACTCTTACACGTACAATGAGACATGATATGGCATAAATTCTCTGACATTGATAATGTACAAAAATAAGACACCAATATCCTTTTATATATGATAGTATTTTACCTTATTCGCGATGAAAATAGTTTTAAACATGTTATGTGAAATTGAAATATAAACTGATTAAAAATCAAATGCTTATTTCATTAAGTTAGTTCAATTATAACTATATAAAGATATAAAATACAAATGCATAAGTTTAAATCTGCCACATCTcatttattcaatttaaaaaaaaaatgtgaattACTGTCACTAAACTAGTATGGAATGACCAAAATCATCTGAATTGCATGCAATAACATgtcatgagagagagagagagaatgaagcAGTGGTGGTAAGCTTTTTGTAGGACTTTGCCGACAATGATTTATGTGTGTCCACTAAATGAGTAATTACAAGGCCCAACGAGGGgttgatcatcatcatcatcatagtaCAACAATATACTGAAATTCAATCATACTACTTTTTTACTCATTTCATTCGCCTAAAGTAACCATTTTTTACTCTTATCTTTTCACCTTTTCACTGTTTGCATTATCAACTGGTGGGTGTCTCAATTTCAAAACCATCAAAAAGAGATTCGTTTTTCAAATACCTACGTGGGTGTATATATTGATTATCACTATAATCATAATATTGGCATAGAGGGAGTTTTAAATTCTCTTGTGAAGAAACTTTTAGTAAAAGAATGAGTGAAAATGGAATAGTGGTAGCTTTTCCATAATGAGTAAATGTTGTGCCCATGAGGGTAAATGATGATAACTCAAATCATCTCTCTCTCAAAAGAAAAGAGGGTCCATTCTTTGCCATTATCAATGAAAGCATAATTGCCACATATGAACATAATGAGTACACTATCAATTAGCCTTTGTTTTTTACTATTCAGGAAAATATACAAAACTGCATTATCATCAATTATTACAAATATTTATGCTCTTAATCTTTGTTTTAAACCCAAATATGAGGTTGACTTGCAATCTAAGCATATGGAGGGCAATGTGTACATCCTAGGCTCTTTGATCATTTATTTATTGTATAATTGATGTATCTGATTATTTGTGTTTTATATTATATAAGTTTTTGTTTTGGGTCGATCAGATGACGATTAACAGAAAAGTCCAATCTTCAATCCTAAATTATAAGACGTTAATGATACAATACAATTATGGCCTGAGACTCATACTCGGTCTatatcacatacatattcatcaTTGAATATCATCTGATAATTGTAACCACAAAGCAAGAGGATTTCTAACCGGTCATCGAATATAAGAAGTCCTACGCaatatttataatgtattttaattataacTCACTCATTAACTTACTTATTATTTGAGTGTTAACTTCAGAAGTTCATCCATATTGGTCTTATTGGAAACTTACTTTATTGCATCAAGATTTCACTAACGTATTTGAATTTACTTAATAATGCTAGATTCAACCCCTACTATAAAACGTAGCTGGTAAGCCAACAATCTCATTGACCAAACAGTTTTTGATATGATGTTATTTCAAATGAATGAACAACCAACCATGTTGTCGTTtaaataatacatatatataaAAATCAGTGCTAATTTAACTTTAACTTTACAATAAACTGTTATGAGCCCTTTCAGTATCAACAAACAGTTACTTTGAAAACAGTTTAAGACTTTAAGTATGGCACTTTAGGCTTTAGTAAACACAAATCAATTTAATAAGTATTTGTTTCAACCCCACAACTATATGTAAAGTAGGGACAAGCATTTTATAAAGAGAAAACCGAAAAAGAAGCAAGTTTGTTAAAATTCTTTTATCAAAGAATCACTTCTCACCTCTTGGCAACTTCTTTGCTGCTTCATCATGCCGACAATTTTCCTATGTTTTGGTTCATCTAAAATTTTTTATGTATCCAATAGTAATTTTTAACAACCATTGATCATGTTGAAATCGGTTGATTTGGAAACCGAAAGAATAATACATCGATCATgcaaataaatttgaaaaaatcgGTGTGAATagatcaaaatttcaaaaaatcgatAAACTAATATTTCTCtttcaaaattatattaaatattatttgagTCAGCTATATAGTTCAACTAATAATTTTTTGGTTAGAACATCGATCTTTTACCTAATAATATTGTCGTCAaatcaatatttaaaatattatgtaaatttatatttattttaaattattaataaagggataaaaatttatataataaaaaacattgCAATACAGAGATAATGAAGAGCAAACTAAAGAGAATATATTTTAAGATGgaaataatattttgattttttaactttAGAAAATGCTagatcaaatttaaaaaaaaattgtaaatgaaATTATGTGAAAAATGTTGGATTTATATTCTCTTAGAGTGTGTTTGAATTGACGGTTGACAGAATTGATTTTATTAGAATTGAGTttgatagaattgattttatcataattgaatttagcagaattgatttatgtttgaatacattaatgtaaaagtgagttgaacaataaattttagtgtaaaaatcatccaaaatcaattctaacaccaaaaactataaattttaaattcaaatagaatcaattctgaaaagaaaatcaattctacttttatcTAGCTAAACATTTTAAAATCAGATTCTTCCAAAAACTAAACCACGCAatgaaaagaaaatgagaaagtaaaaacatgttttgtttttttgtgatTTGAAAGTTGAGAGACTAGAACAATAGCTAGATTTAGGAGGTAGACTTGTCCCTTTGAAATCAAACCCTATGCTTGACCACTAAAGACTCTTCAATGCTCAAAAAGATTTTGCAGGTTTATTCAATAAAAGACTTCAAATGTTATGCACCGTATATCTAGTTTTAGACATTTAGTTTTATCAGATTTTATAGctatttcaaaattttaattatttgtattatACCAATATGTTTACgcacaaaatttaaataagatGATAGAGTTTTTTTAGCTTAACTAAAATTTTAACTTCttagtaaaaaaacaaaattaacttCAAATTCAATCACTATTAAgtttattgaagaaaaaaatattatcgTTTCATTAAAttttctttatttgagagattaaactttttaattgataataatatatcttatttataaaataatttatataattgaatcaATTCCTTTCTTGGATTCTTTCGGTTAACTCCTGGTGATAATGGCCAAAAAAATTCTACCAAATACCAATAATTCAAGTATTCAATGACAGTCTCTTTATGTTTTTTCAACATCTAAACAGTGAAGCTCTTGACAAGTACATGGTTGCTGTTTAACACTATTGTGTTCCTAGGTAGAATCAAAGAATCCAGTGGTTACATAATTGGAGTACAACTTCAACAAGAGTGACTTAACCTATGTCATGTCTCTATCTATTTTAACCGTAGACACAAACACGACACTAACGCATATGATTACACATGGACACGTATGATTACGCTCAATTATTTTTGGTTTTTAAGTTGGTTAAGATGTTTATGATAATGTTTCATATGAATTTGTTCATCAGTAACAAATTGTTACTTATCAGATTGCATTGTTCACATTATTATACTGCAAATCTGGACACAAAGTGAATGCTTAAAAGAATCAACAATGTGAGTAATTAAGTGACCAAAAAGTAACTTAGAAGAGGGTCTTTAGTACCACACTCCCCTTTGACTTAAGAGACAAAAAGCTGATTTTGCCTTTGAATTAAACAGACTTCAATTTATGTATGTGATTGAAAGCATAACACCTTTCCAGAATTTACAAATGTAACAACAGATAGATAATTCAGAAGATTCTATTCTATTATCTGAACAAATTACTAGAGAATAGAATTTCTACAACATCCTTCACCATTCAGTAAACACCATTTTGTTAtgcacttttttttcttcttctagtgTTACAAACAAAGGTGAGGAAATTCTCAAAATCATGTGGCAGGAAAGAAAAAAGGATAGTgaaaagaattcaaaaataaattctaaaaaatttaaaattcctacctgatgaaattaactaaataataaaaaaaaaattgttacacTGATGAACTATCAACAAGAACATCATTCAACACATCATCCTCACCATTTGCGAAGGTGAAAAACTCCGCATCCTTATCTTCATCACTTGAAaaatctcttctttccaattTAGAATGCGCTGCAACAAAAATCAACTTCTGAACCTTATCAAGTGAAGTCTTGTAGTGACCATGAGAACAAATCCATTTCCATAATGACCAACTACATTTGAATCCACAACATGTTGCATGAAGGAAAATCAACCTCACAGCGACTCTTCCTAACGATTTGAATTCGGTTAAATAAGTTTCCCAAACAAGTCTACTACTTTGCGGATTAACAATCCTCATTTTCCCGGTAATAGGATCTCGTTCCTTCATTTGTACGGCTTGTGCGTAAACCGGGTCGAGCCCTTCTGTTCTCCATTTCATGAGTTCCATTAGAACAATGTGTGCCTCGTCTCTTGAAACAAGCCTAGTTATGAGCCTATCGACGTCTTTCTCTTGTTCTGGTGTTAAGTGCTTAAATGGTGGAAGATACTTTCCACTTGTGTCTCTTATTAGGTAAAGAGGGTCAAGAATGTATGAAGCAGCCCAAGCAGGGTGGTAGTTTTTCCTAAACCGTCTTTCGATTAACTTTTCGATCGCTCCTTCTGCAATGTTGAATTTCGAACACCAATCTTTCACTTTTGTTCTTAACTCATTCCATAGTAAAAGACATTGTCCAACTAATGGCTTTTCTGTTTCAATCTCCTTAGCCATGTCTTTCACCAGTTTAACCAAACCATGTACAGCTTCTAAATCATTCCAAAAACGGACATCGCGAATCATTTCACCGATTTCTATAGCATTCCTGTCTTCCATGGATACCATCTTGAAGGACTCGTCGAGGAGAACCAACTGTAAAGCGCGAACCGAACTCAATGTATCCTCAATCATTACATAAACAGGTTCAAAATTAAAATCCTCAAATTCCCTCATTGGAAAAACTCGAAGCAACCAAGTGTGACCGTACTCCTGCATTTGAAACTTGTGAAAACTGTTTCTAATTACGGAATTGTAATTGACGAAACTCGCCAGCTTGATACAATTCTCGGCCACGGTACGAAACAAAGGAAACTCTTTCGTAAAATccttgatcaaactattgaaacCTTGATACTGACAAGAGAGATTAACCATCCAATGATTCTGATTCTCCAAGTTTCTCAATGCCTTTGATTTGAACTTGTCCGCAACTATCCCAACACAATTCTGAACAAGATTCCCACAAATGCCACTAATTGTCTCCCACAAAACATCCTCAGCATAGTTCGAAGGAACAGAACCATTCACAAAAACAGCTCTTCTATACAAACTTGTCCCATTCGGAAGATTCACAGTCAAATTCACCAATTTCTGATCACTCTCATAATCCTTCATCTTCCATCCATCCGAAGCAATTTGAAAAAACATAGCATCTCGAATCCTCGCTTCTGATTCAGATTTCACTTCCTCAAACTTGGAATCCAACCTCGACCCAACAAACTCTCTAGGAAAAACAGGTGGCAAACCAACCTGTGTAAGAAAAGCTCGAAACTTCGGATGCTCCAAACTCGAAAAAGAAACAGAACCACACGATTCATAAACCCAATCCGCTAAATAATCAATCGCACTATCAACTTGCGTCTTATCAAGAACAACACCAGGTGAAGTTTTAGGACTCTTCAGCTTCTTCACACTATCCTCCAACATAGCCAAAGCTCCCAAATCATCTTTCCCACCAGACAACACCAAATGCTGTTGCTGCGGCTGCGGCAACAAACCCGAAACAACCCGTAACGGATCCGCACCATACTGCTGCATCACCGGCGGCAGAGGAGGAGGCGAGCTTCTCTTACGACGGTGAACAGAAGAAGACGGCGGAGATGAAACTACAACAATAGCACCGGTACCGGCACCGGGACCGGTTTCCGGCGAAACAGATGAAATAGGTTTTGCTGCGGAATTGAAATTAGGGCAAGTTCCGCGTTTCAAATGTTCGGAAGCTGTTCGTGAAGGATTTGACGCGGAGAAAACGGCGTCGCATAGAAAACACCGTAACTTAACGGCTTTGGGGAGTCCCGTTTCGTTGTTATGAACGAGTAACGGTTCAAGGTGTGACCAATACCATGCACCTTTTCCTTTAATCGCTTTGTTACGAACCGTAACTAAACCTTCGTAACGTTTCTGAATAGCTTTCGCTGTTGCTTCCTCTGACGAATTCGTGTCTACGATAGACGGCGTCGTATTAGTACTAGCCGCCATTATTATACAAACTTAACCGTAAACGGTAACCGTTAACTTTAACGTTATGTTTCTGTGTTTTGTTTCATCTTCGTGAAgttgaagagttttttttttctatgaTTCAGAATTTGTGAGAAGCATTGTTAAAGAGAAGTGAGACTGAAATGGCAAAGCGAATGAGAGTGAAGAGAGACTTAGCTTTTTCACGCGATTAGCATTGGCGCGTGGGGGACATTTTTGAAGGTGAGAGATGGAATGGAACTGACACGTGCGAAGGTTTAGACGTGATGATTTGGGAGTGGTGCACACGCGCTTGGATGATTGTTGTTTCTGCggttttgtgtttgtttttttctGGTTGTTTTGGTGGGTCTTACTTTGTCCTTG encodes:
- the LOC131637373 gene encoding uncharacterized protein LOC131637373, which produces MAASTNTTPSIVDTNSSEEATAKAIQKRYEGLVTVRNKAIKGKGAWYWSHLEPLLVHNNETGLPKAVKLRCFLCDAVFSASNPSRTASEHLKRGTCPNFNSAAKPISSVSPETGPGAGTGAIVVVSSPPSSSVHRRKRSSPPPLPPVMQQYGADPLRVVSGLLPQPQQQHLVLSGGKDDLGALAMLEDSVKKLKSPKTSPGVVLDKTQVDSAIDYLADWVYESCGSVSFSSLEHPKFRAFLTQVGLPPVFPREFVGSRLDSKFEEVKSESEARIRDAMFFQIASDGWKMKDYESDQKLVNLTVNLPNGTSLYRRAVFVNGSVPSNYAEDVLWETISGICGNLVQNCVGIVADKFKSKALRNLENQNHWMVNLSCQYQGFNSLIKDFTKEFPLFRTVAENCIKLASFVNYNSVIRNSFHKFQMQEYGHTWLLRVFPMREFEDFNFEPVYVMIEDTLSSVRALQLVLLDESFKMVSMEDRNAIEIGEMIRDVRFWNDLEAVHGLVKLVKDMAKEIETEKPLVGQCLLLWNELRTKVKDWCSKFNIAEGAIEKLIERRFRKNYHPAWAASYILDPLYLIRDTSGKYLPPFKHLTPEQEKDVDRLITRLVSRDEAHIVLMELMKWRTEGLDPVYAQAVQMKERDPITGKMRIVNPQSSRLVWETYLTEFKSLGRVAVRLIFLHATCCGFKCSWSLWKWICSHGHYKTSLDKVQKLIFVAAHSKLERRDFSSDEDKDAEFFTFANGEDDVLNDVLVDSSSV